The Kwoniella newhampshirensis strain CBS 13917 chromosome 11, whole genome shotgun sequence DNA segment AGTCGCACCTCTCGCTCAGTCTCGTAGCAATCGATCTTTCCATAAAACTGTACCCTCACGACAGGCAGGTCCCTCGCAACCCGCCATAAACGAAGGAAGCACGAAAGACCCTTCTCATTCTTATCTGCATTATCACCCGACCAACACACAtaccatcctctccttttTACCTAGACCACCGGCGCTCGCTCGATCGAAGACCGTTTTGGGGTATCTACCATTAGGCGAAGCCACTCTTGACGATTTCAGAGAAGAGCCAGAGTTCAGGTGTGTCCTCCTCTCAAAGCCCAATGTCTCGTCATAAGGTCTTGTGATCGGGGAATGGAAATGGTCACATCGTCACAATCGGGACTGATACATGATTCATGTTATGTTTCGTAGAAAGGTATTGGACGATGCTATAAAGTCGGGCTTGGAACAGGGCAAATCACAAAGTGTGACATTTGAGGCTGAGACGAGACCAGGAGACGGATGGATACATATCACCGGTGAGTCTGAGTGACAGATACGCCCGTCTAAACAGCCTCGGAGAGCTCTTTGCGTCGTCATAGTAGATGTGATGCTGATAGTAACTCTTCTCAGACGAAAGAGCCATCCCGCCAGCTGGAAGAATAGGTGAGACAGAAGATCTCGTAGGGTCAGTCTACGTCCAAGATGGCAAAGTAAGCAGCATCCCATGAATCATCGTGGCTTTTACTCGCTTCTTTCAGTATTAGTGTTCGGAAGGCGCTCGCGTGTAGGTCTTGTTCTCAGCTGACCATCATGTCGCTCAGATCGTAGCATCAACATACTCCCCGTTACCCACCTATCGACTGGTCACTACTAATGGAGTGTTAACCCTTCCGAGAGGTTTGGACGAACATCTTGTCAGAGTGCTTGAATCgatcgatgaggacgaacgGGGTCAGATTCCAGTATAATCAATAAAGGTGTTCCAGTGAAACTACCTCTCATCCACCAGCACATATCGTAGCCTGCTGTATCATATAAACGCAATCTGCAAATGCATTATCGCCTCGCCCTGCTCTCCAATCACTACTATACAATGTCAAAGTATAAACAAGATCAAAGTCCAGGCGTCAAGATAACACACAAAGCTCCTAATACATCTTCTACTCCTGTATCGCTGGAGGATCCGGAACAAGCTTATAActcattctcctctcgccAGCATCTATGCCTCTAgaaccacctccacctgcaaTAGGAGCACCACCTCTCAATTCGTTCTGACTCGCCTGTCTTGCCATTTCAGACCTTAATTCGGGACCCAGGCTTGGAACAGGTTTACGTCTGGTGGAACTGGATCTTCCCAAGACTTGTGTGGGACCAccgagaggaggagtggaTTCGCCCGATCGAGGTGGGGTGGGATTGGTCGGAACACCAGGTTGTGATCTTGAACGTGATactgacgatgaagacggCATAGAGCGGCTCGCGAAATCCGTGTATGATTTCGGCCGAGATCCTGTCGCCGCGACGGCGTCTTCTGAGACAGGCGCGAAATCGTTCTCTTCATATCCACTACCTCCAGCCAGCACAGCGTTGTCCGGTTGTCGTGGCATATCAGCAAAAGTCGGCGTCCTGAATGGATCCGAAAGCTGTCGTTTTCCGTGTCTTTCCctctgttgttgttgttgttgttgttcgCCAAGTGTAAGAACCGGAGCGACAGACTGAACgattccttctcctccctgaCTTTCGGTGCTATCTCGACCTTTCTCGGGGTCGGATCCATAATTGTCATCCGCTCTAGAGATCGTTCCTAAAGGTATGGGTGCTCGTCCATGACCAGGATCGGAAGGCGATGTGGCTCCCGAGGCCATTTTCCTATGTCCACCTGTCATAGACATGGGAGGTCGATCCGATCCTCCATACTGCGCAtttcgtcgtcttcgtctcaAGCATATAAATGCCAGTAGGCCAAAAGCACCGAGACCAAGTATCACGCCGACGACGATCCCTGCGATGGCTCCACCGCTGAGATCTCCGCTGCCACTACTACTTCCCGAGCTCGAGCCGCCGGCGCCAGCACCTGCACTGGCTTGATTTCCTGTTTGAACACTCGTCGTACTTGCTTGAGAAGACGTCGCTGATCCAGCGTTACTTGCCGTCAAACTCGCACTTGCAAAAGCGGCCAAACAAGCCATATCGTTGCCTTCGACCACACTGAAGACTGCGCTCCTGCCATTCGTGcctcgaccatcatcgacatgaCCATAGATGTAATAACGACCTTGAGGCAATCTGACTGGTCGGAAGTCCCATCCGTGGTTGGCATATTGAGTGACTAGAGTAGCGTTGATGTGCAGAATGGTGCGTTCTTCGAGGGATCTGGCGGTGAGCGTCGCGGCTGCCGGTCTAGAGGCGggggaggaaagggtggTCCGTGCGACGGAAGGAGCGACGGGAGTAGTGAGCGGGGTGGATGGTCGGATTGCTGATGGAGTGGTTGCGACTGGGGCAGAAGCAACGGCGGTGCTCGTGCTGATGGCCGGTCGAGTCGATGTGGTGCTTGCTGGGGGAATCGATTGGTCCACTCCGTCATTGACGGCGTAAAGGGTGATGTTGACTCGAGATGGGTCCTCGTTGTACAGGTTCCAGAGGATCCTTGATGGAACCCACATGTCAGTTCCGGCTCTCGAACGAGAttcaagaaggaaaaggaagaatATATGCAAATGTGTTTGACCGTCGACATGTATCGATGACATGTGGGAGAATTGACTCACTGTCCGACTCCACACGCAGTCATCGTAGCGATCGGTTGAAAGACCAATGACGGCACACCAGTGTACGTCGTTGTCGTGGTGGGAAACACACTGGCGGGAATACTGACTGCTCCAGTCGTAGGTCTCGCGAGTGAAGTAGTAGATTGAGCGTGGACGAACCATGTCGGGCGAGACCACATGACGAGCAGGAGGATAATGAGCCATTTGGCAAGGGTCGCTGAGGTAGTGGTGGACGTGAACATTTTGGACGAAAAAGTGCGCCAGAGACTACGTCGTAGGTGAGAGGAGGGCGGTAGGTGTGAAGCGGGGAGAGTCGATGGATGAGGTAGTATATGACGGAGCTGTACAAAGGATGTAAGAACCTGAACTTgtttcgatgatgaggcgGTGGACTGCCGTGACACAATAAGTAGCGTCAGCGAGACAAGCGAAAAGGAAGTGTCTAGTGAAACCAGAGGGACTGGACTCACCGATACACTCCAGGTGAAAGTCGCGCGGTCTCTTCTTTCAAAGAACGTGAGATGTTGATAGATGCGGTATATGAAAGCAAGAGACGCTGAAGCGGAATCGTGCAGTGTGAAGTGTGGAAAGGTCCAGCCGAATCGGATTGCGGTGATGTTGCGAAGGAATGAAACGTGGATCAAAGGGGAGATTTGGGTGGATGGGAAATGTGGTTGGATGGATGTGTTCACGTCGCTGGGACCTGGGGGTGTCAAGTCAAAAGAGGTCGGGTTGGATCAAACTTGTGATGATTGCAGAGACAGATGGACAAGTCATATGAAGATCCCACTACTGCCGTAGATGACTCTCGCTTGACTGACCCCCGTTTGAAGTCCTTCCCGTCGTTCTCGCTTCCACTTCTCTTGTACaagatcaacaacaacgaaTAAAAGCCGTcgactctctctctctctgtctcttaCTGCTCTTACTCTGATGAAACGCTGTCAGGTTCTCCAGTTACTCAATCAGGGAACATCTTAGATAAAATAGAATATTCACGTTTCGAGGTGTTTTGGTGAGTTAAATTAAGCTTTTCGAGGGTAATGGATGATATTCCGACACCTCTTTTTCTCGTTTACTACTACCCTCGAATGATAGATACTACTGTGCGGGTCGAGGCCCCTCTCGATCCGATTGATCGTGGATCAAGGAATGTGAGCCTCGATCGGCGGGGAGGCATGGAAACACTATCGTATAGCTTGCGTCAACGTCCGAGGAGGAACGTCAAGTCGTGCatatgtgtgtgtgtgagtgCGCAGATCTTGCACAGTCATATCGGCTGTGCTGGGATGTCGACGCGACGTTACCCGGTTCCTGTACGTTAttttcccctccttctttggATGAGTCAGTATCTTCAAGACCCACCTCTTTTTCAACTTCGGATGTGCCTCGCTCTCCTTGGCAGCCATTCCAAGTGAGAGTGGGGACTGGCTGACGCTGCGGCATATCATAAATCGTAGGGACGAGTTCACACTGTTCGTTCATACATTTGTGCGCCAGTCAGGCGGGTACGTGACTCTCAAGACAGCTCCGATCAACCCCGCACTACATATGAGTATATCAGTACAACAATGCATGAGTCGTTAGATACACCAAGGCTCGAGAACTCGCAAACTCCTCGGTCACCTCATCTacctccctttctcccGCTATTTGAATCGTACCACCCTTTCGATAGCTTGCCCGATTCTTGTCCTATAGCGAACACTAGCCACGACAAGTtgagtcagcttggtcaCCTTGCGCTGCAATCTCGAATAAATCTCATTTGTGACGAaatggaaagaaggatAAGAAGTTCACGTACAttctctctcatcgccCTCCATCCCATCGCGGAAAGCTTCTCCGCTGCTCGTACTGTTTTCAGGCAGAGTATGATCGGCACTAGCATGATGTGCTGCAAGATCCTGAAGCGCCGGAAGACGGTTCACGAATGCCTGGGAGGGCGAAACGGAGTATAGATGATCAGCTACAGTATTTTGGCAAGCAACGGTAGGTCAAGAAACAGAGGagcggaagcggaagatgagacCGAAACCAGGAATGGGCAGTAGGAACAAGGAAAGGGCAGTATTTGTCTACAGCCAACGAACGGATGATCACCACTCTCCCTGAGAAGCATTGACTGATACCGCTCGAAGACTGAACCCCAGGAGGAAATTCGCCAAGAAGACGCTGGACAGTAAGACTACCTCGACCCACCTTCAAAAGCACATTCAACAGATCCGCCTGAGGTTCATCATCCAGAACATCCGcaattcttcttccccatctATACCACCACCCGTTCCCTCCTACCAGATTCGCAAGCTTGACAGACTGAGCGGATGCGTTGAGGGCTGACTTGACCCGGTTGGTGTAgggtggagggagggggaaAGTGGTGAATTCGCTACGAAAGGGGATAAGGGTGGGTGGGCGGGAGGGTCAGCAAGTTTCTGACAGACGAGTCGGCTTGTAGTGGTCGAGGCATGGAGTCAGGTCGTGACAAGCGGAAAAGGAAGGTAGAGAGATTGGGGGAATGTAGACGGGATGAAGAGTGTAGAGAGCGGGCAGTACAGGAGGACGTGACCAATGGACGAGCGCAGATTGCAGGGAGAGAACAATGTCATAATGGAAGATTCGTAgatcgatcactcacttgagaCTCAATGTCTGAGCCAGCCAGAACGGCAACTCAACTTTCGCATGTTGATGTATCTGTCACCATATAGCTCGTGAGCGTTCTATTTCCACTTATGACATGAGTCGGGAAGTGGAAGCTCACATCGTTCTCTGTTCCACCTTCCAGGTAGCCGAGCCCTGGGACGTCCAGCGTGAAAGTACATGATAGTTTCTACGGATCATGAAGATCAGTCAGTAGGTGTTGGACGAGAGGCTGATGAATCCCGGGCATCAATAAGAAGTAATAGCTCATTGAGCTATGAAACGAGTAAACGGAAGTGACAAGAAGGGAGACGGACATGCAGACCGCGGTAGGTAACAAACGAAGACTCACATGATTATCAGCCAAGATCGAGTTGAGCGAGAAATAATTGTCGTCCATGATGTGGCGGAGTCTGCTGCACTGTACAATATAGGATAGCTTCGAGTGAAGGAATGAATCAGGTCTGTATGTTGGGTAGCAGGATGTGTTCAAAACGAGAAACGAAATCAATGGGCAATGATTCAAAAGTCAACATTGCGGCAATCGACGCGTCGCGTGgccttcctccaccgcACTCAAAAACCATTCATGAAGTGCTTGGGATACTTTTCAACACCTGCATGTCAAATGCATGAGATGCTGTCGTTTCCATGATCATGCTCTATCTACTTCTTGTCAATGCTATAGTTTACTCTCCTCAATCCCATTCCTAACAAGAAAAGACTGCCGACAACGGAAGCCACCGCTGTCGGTTTTTGCAATTGCGCAGAGAGGGGGTATGAGTATGTCACCTGTTCAGCAGCGATGGGAACAAGCGTCAGCAACATTATGACAGTGGTCTTGAGAGCGTAATTGCACTAACATAAACGTTTTGCGCATGGTTCTCCGTGCAGTGCGCTTTCTTGATTGTGACGGCGTATCGACCGGTAGTATCGAGGTATGTCTTGTGGGTCGAATGGTCGATGCTGTCTACCGGGAAAGGAGTGTAGATCTGGACGTCGCTACAAAGTATGCAGATATTAGTGTTGAGCTATAATTAAGCTATCGATATCTGAATATGACTAACCTCGCACCCTCCGGAAGGATAATCTTCAGCTCAGCGTCCTCCACTACCACATCCTTCAACGGCGTCATGAATGGGACGCCTAGAATCTTTCTCCCTGTCTGCGATTCGCTCTTCAACACATCGCCAAGAGGCATATCCCATCCAACTATGAAAGTATAGTTCCATCCGCCGAGCAAAGGATATCTGGGTCTGAGTTCAAGCGTCCCGTCGACTGTCCTGGGGCTTGTTCTGACCCTCGACGATCTGGCGGTCTGGGCCGGGGTGGTGCCTTGTCGGAAGTGAGAGGTGGACACATTACCGATGGTGTCGTAGTAATACGCAGAGTGGGCGGTGGGTGGAAGACGGAGTGTGAATTCGGAGAGGATCTGCGCTGGGACAGAAGCGTGGAATCTGGATTGTTGGTGGGCAAGTCGAGAGAAATGTCCCTTGAGCCTGTTGTACATAGGTTAGCGACAGTATTGTCACTACTCTGATGTAGGTGCGGgtgtcactcacttggcACCATTGTTGACGAGAGCGATCTCATCTTGAATATTCAAGTTGGCACCCCAATGGCTGACCTCCGCACTCCTTCTCAAAGTCTTGTACCCTATGACAGGCTCTTTGACCTCGTAATGGACTGAGAAAGGTGGTTGGTCCACTTCCGTCTTTCCGAGCGTAGGAGGGACCGAGTGGAAGGGACCAAGTGTGAGTGAAGCGCCTGACTTGGTCACCGTCGAATCGCGGGTGTAGGTGGTCGGAACAGAGCCATaagaaagaaggggaggatgaggagcaCTATCACGAAATGACATCGGCAATCCGTGAATCAATACATCAACTAGAAGCGAGAACGATGGACCTACCGGATTTTGATCCTCTCAACATCACTGGGGTACCAACTATCCACATAGGTAGAGTTTGTTTTCCAAACGAGGAATTGCGGTTCTCGCTGTTCGATCTCGGCGGGTAGAGGTGCACTCTTATGTGCTAGTACTTGAGTGAGGGACAATGTGATTGTTCCGTCCCTCTTCAAGTCTCCGAGAGGGACCGAAACAGTTGGTGCCCTTTCACTGCAGCATGTCTCTCATCAGCACGCAAGACAGAAACGGCAAGCTCGGAGTGTAGGATAGAGATGTGCTGTCCAACTCACGCGTCATCTAAAATGGTGACACCTTCCACTGGCTTACCACCGATTGCGACTTCCCACCACGCAGGTTCTTCGTCCCCTTCACCCGCCAAGGCAAGATGATATTCCCCCGGCCCATCTGCCGTCGCTTTTATATTGTATTGCGTCGTGACATGTGTTGTCGCACCTCCCAATTCGACGGTCCGCGCAATGGCCGTATTGACGAATGTCTGTGGAGGCGGTGAGAGGCCCAGTGCCAAGGGGAGAATTAGGAGCAGGAGGGTCGGTAGAAGCATCTTGGGAGGTG contains these protein-coding regions:
- a CDS encoding DNA replication complex GINS protein PSF3, translated to MDDNYFSLNSILADNHKLSCTFTLDVPGLGYLEGGTENDIHQHAKVELPFWLAQTLSLNEFTTFPLPPPYTNRVKSALNASAQSVKLANLVGGNGWWYRWGRRIADVLDDEPQADLLNVLLKAFVNRLPALQDLAAHHASADHTLPENSTSSGEAFRDGMEGDERELFAIGQESGKLSKGWYDSNSGRKGGR